Within Erwinia aphidicola, the genomic segment CCGCAAACGCAAACCGCCCAAGTTCAGGGTACCCCATCCCTCTCTCCGGAAGCGGCAGCTGAGGCCAGGGCGTTGCTCGCAGAAAGACTAAAAAATGGTGCAGCAAAGCAGGAGTTCACTGTTCGACTGTCCTCTGGCCATGAACGCTCACTTTACATCTTCCTTGATCCGGAATGCCCAAACTGCCGCATCTTTGAACCGACTGTCCAGGCTCTGGCAGAAGACTACAACGTGGAGATTTTTCCGGTGACGCTGATTGGCAAAACCCGCACGGCAGACGAGGTGGTGCCCCTGCTCTGCGCCACACCTGAGAAGCGCGCACAGATGTGGAAGGCCCTGAACGACACCGGCGCCGGCATGCTCAACCTGGCAGAGAAAGAAAAAGCGAGTATTGCACCGGCCGCCTGTGATGCCGGCAAGCTGGCCCTGGCGCGCAATGACCTGGCATTTGAGCTGTATCGCATGCCGGGGACACCGACGGTCATCAGCGATGACGGCCGCATGATCCCGCTGCAGGCCATG encodes:
- a CDS encoding thioredoxin fold domain-containing protein, which encodes MSEQTIFNISTEIHDQHLQVRLNDRSIFCLNKPTAERYQLTLEQDAGNYVIWMRQSNNGFARLYSTEDPELASLIMNTTANVLTRMAMVTSQAHPAPSHTTSKWKWFAPGALCLALAAAWLAPQFSGPIKAPVATPVPVVSQVQPAPTKVTAVTTPQVVPQTQTAQVQGTPSLSPEAAAEARALLAERLKNGAAKQEFTVRLSSGHERSLYIFLDPECPNCRIFEPTVQALAEDYNVEIFPVTLIGKTRTADEVVPLLCATPEKRAQMWKALNDTGAGMLNLAEKEKASIAPAACDAGKLALARNDLAFELYRMPGTPTVISDDGRMIPLQAMSSDTALKSFLDTRQ